ATATAGCTCCAAAATCTTTGCAGCAGAATCCAGAATACGGTTACGTGATACACGAAATTTCTGGCGCTTCAACCTACCAACTCTCACCTCCCTTTCATTGGATGATCCATGACCATCCACACCCTGCTGCTGCAAACGATGTAGTGCTCTCGATAATCCAAAAGCAGTTGAATATAAGTACTGAcgccgaatctcaaaaggaaacAAGAAAGGACATGATTTTGTCAACTGGGAACACCATGCTGGAAGACTTCCACTGCACAGTGAAAGAGCATCCTGGATTTGACGAGACAACTTTAGGGTGAGCTTACTGTTAATGAATTCCTCTCCAGGGATTCTAACCCCAGTAACAACAAGAATATCAAGGTTAGCTATTTTTCCTTCAGAATAACTATCCATCAAGGCTTGGACCCTCAATCTAGGAGAAAGCTGATTCAAACCTTCTAAGACACGAAGAAGTGCTAAAATGTTGTAGATAGAATTGCTCTTCTCAAGATCACAAGGAAGCTCCCCTTGCAAAATACTATCAAGTAATGACACGCAATGAGGTGGCTCTGCATTGGAGGTTGAACTGACATTGCTAGATTTAGATGCGCTTAGAGAATTAGATGTTCCAGCAGGGTCTTTGTCATTTTGATTGTCAGCCCTCTGATACGTGATAGTGTAGACATCACTCCAAAAGCGATTTCCATCACTAGATATGAAGTCATTGCTGGTAAAGCGCTCATCTTCAGCCTCATCCACAACAAGGTGACGTTGAATGGCCTGGTATATTGTCAGGTTCTTATTGAGCTGCTTTCCACCTGCATAGAATACCAGTCTGGGAGGGTCGTTTGAACCAAACAAAGGACGCCCTAATCTATCTCTTTCTCCTCTAATTCCTCTACCATTTGCAGATGCAAGCCCGGCCATGGAAGCAGCAGCAAATGACATTGCACCCCTTGAACGAAAGGAGTTACTACTCCTAAACTTGGTAGAATCGAAATTCTTAGCCGCACCAACTCTACTACTGGAACCAGGAGCAGGATTGGTCTTGCTATCACTTGTGGCAGGAACAGTTGAATTTTCCTCATTTGGGTCCCCGAGTTTAACATCATGTACTCCATTAGACATGCAAACAGGGAAGGAATGGTCAAATAGTACCTGAAATTGATGATAACTGCATCAGACTATAAACAATAAGCCAGTCCAGCTAAGTGACTAGTCAATCAATTCATTCTCTCCATTTCTTTTTACATGCAAGAATAGATGTCTGTTCATTTCGAATACGATCCATTAATCCACACGGGAATTCTTTATCAACAGAAGAGCAAATAATATTACATGAAAAAGCAATACTAACACCAAGTTCCATGGGCATATCGAGACAAGTGTAAAATTTGGTAAATATGTTCCTTGAAGCACAAAAGTCTTTTCAGATGAATATTGCAAAAACAAACCActtcaataatttatttcacaTTGACTAAGAATCCGTTAGCCAGAGAAATGCAGTTCAAAAATAAATGCATAATGCAATACATTGACATACATCATCATGGTCATCATCTTCAATCACCAGGTCATAATCGTCAATCACCAGGGCATCATTCATGTCAATGAGAGACACATCTGGCTCATCATCCTGCATATCAGGCCAAACCAGGTAAGCATACTGTCAGAATGAAACATCTGATGAGTCAAATGCTCAGGACTTCTAATactctaaataaaattttcaaaagctttttatctataaaacaataaaaagcAGCACTGATCATGTTCAATCAAGACCACCACagtataaaaaaagaagaaatgcTAAATTTTGCAACAAAATATCTATACATTTGTCCAATAAGTCACCCTTTTGAAGTACTGTCCAGCATAACATTTTCAAGATCTCACTCCAATGTGAAGCAATTTCGATTTACCTGGTGAAATCCAAACAGTCCCTTTTATATGCATCCATGATAATGAaacttagataaaaaaaaactaggtAAATGCTCAATCCAACTTTTTCTTAGCAGGGTAGCTATGATAGTTCACCAGATGCGATGTATAGACCTGGAAGTTGTTCTAGACATTGAGAATGTTGAACTTTAGGAAAGCCATTGTAGTGAAGGAAGTAGGACAATCTTCAGTGGATCCGTAGAATTGAAAAGGACCAACACATGGTAATGTAAAAGGTTCCAACCAATAGATTCCTAGGGCAATTCTTAGTGCAGAAAAAACAACCAGAGCATACAACAAAATTTACAATGATATCATCTCCATGTCAGAATCACACTGCAAAACCATATTGTCTCTATAttgatgattatgttaaaaTGGAAATGGGTATTTCCAAGATGAAAACTCCACAGACTTAAAATCAACAAGCCCATGAAACTGTTCATGTACATAAAGTTATAGAAAACATACTATAGAAGTTGTATCACCACTTGTATGCTTCATTTGTATGTCTCTATCAAGAGCTGCTCTTCTACGGACATTTCTGGTTTGAGGCCCCTTTGGATCCTCTGAGCCTGGCTTTAGGACAGCTTTACCCTTCCCTTTTGATGAACCAGCTTTTTTCTCTTGTGATAAATCCATTTTTGTTGTTTCTCCAATATTGACAGAGGTTATGGATCGATTGGAATGACGACGGCCATCAGAAGAGGGATTCGAAGCACTAGCCCCTGTAGGTATACTCTTTGATTCAGATTTATTTGCAGAGAGTGAAGGGTTTTGGCTGGAATCGTTACGTTGTACACGAGGCCAAAGAAAGTCTTCTACAGCTGCAAGACTGGCTAATGGATCAATTCGTACCACATTGCAAGAATAATCGCGGAGTAATTTTTCTCCTTGGGCCCTGCACAGACGCAACTTAAATGTTTGTCTAAAGGAAAAGGAACAAGAAAGCCGTGCACTTCCACCAGAGGATGGTGTAGAGTGACTAAGCACAACTGGGAATATTTCCATTGAGGCCAACGCATTCTGAAGCTTCTGAACTAAGACACTCATAGGTGCCACTCTCCCCTCATCAAGACTGGTTGGTAGAGAAATGGTGATAAATGCCTTGTATCTCTGTATTACTTGTTGGCGAAGCACGGAAAGGTTAGCTTCAGAAATCCTGTCCTTGGAGAAATATCCACAAGAAAAATAGTTCAGTAATGCTGATACAACACCACTACCAATAAATTCAAAAGTCGAGACACCATCCCCTTTGCTCAACTCCGACAACATTTCAGACACCACAACAATCAAGTTCTCCTCTTTAATAGAAGGAATATCTGATAAGCTGCTAGACGCAAAAGCTTCAGATTTCCCTTTTGATTTACTTTGATCGTCAACACCAGAGCTTAACTTCAAGCAAAGATTCTTCAGATGCACAAAATCATCTGTAATCCCAACTTCGCTGGAACCAGGGGCTGAAGGGAAATACTTATCCTTGAAAGCTTTGGCAGATGCACTTACTATCACCCGCATACTCAAATTGCCAGTTGGATGTTCTACTGAATTAGAAGGTGAACCAACAGTGGAAACTGGAATTTTGGAATCATCAGTACCATGCAAATCTGGTTTTGAGCGCTGGGATCGCCTAGAGCGTGATGCTGTTTTAGAAACAGAATCACTATCCTTCTCTGCAGGAGAGGCAATTCTGCTACCACCTAATATAAGGACATCTACAGCATGAATGACACCCTCTCTCACGAACATCTTAGTAAAAGTTCCAGGAAGTTTTCCCATCAAAATGTCAGCTATTTGAAGAGCAGGAATCAAGACTTGAGGATCTTTCCATGCTAAAACATCTGCAAGGAAGCTACCAAACAATGAAAAAGGGGCGACTATCAATACCAGCATCAAACAAAAAGGAACTTGTATGCGTCTGATTCATAAAAGGAACAAAAGAAATACCTGGAGATATTTGTCACCTTCATTAAAGTTTGGATCATGTCTGAACTACTAAAGTACATCAACTTTCCAATAATAGAAAGACACCTGTTGGGGACAGGGCTATTAACGCCAGAGCCATATATCTGTATTACAGtcaataatgttattatttgaCGGATTCAGTCAAAAGAATGGATGAAATGAAGATTCCAAAAGGCTAACCTGAACCATAACCGGAAGAAGATCCACCCCAAATTGCTGCAGAAGCTCCGGCTGATCATTTAATAACTTTTCTCGAGCTGAAATCTCATCAGTGCTTCCATTTGTGTCCTCATGTTTACTAGACTTCCTTGAAAAAGATCCTTTGATCAATAGATTAGTGCTGGATGGAAGAGATACGGTTCCTTGAGGAAGTGGGGGAAGAAGCTCATTCGCAAGGTTCACAATCTCCAAAATCTACATAACGCGTTAATTTCAGATGAACATAACAGATTAATCGGAATCATATGACTAGAAACAAGATAAGCATCTACatgtattacaaaataaacagaaaatatgaaaatgaaatggaatatttttttatttttttcttaatgtaAGATGTTAGCATGACCTTTACTATCATGACATCTACTTCAACTTAAGGCGTTCTAAGTGGGAATTGAACCCGTGACCTTTGGTCTCTTATAAACTATGTTGCACGGATACGGGTATCGTATCAAATACGATACGAATACGGCAATAcggaaaattttgaaaatataggaTTTCGTTTAGGATAcgcatattattaaaaattattaaaaaaatatataaaataataataaaaaaatattaatagttagTTATTAACTTGATGTGAATCTTAAGTTTATCTTGTTTATCTAAGAAACACATAAGATAAACAAAATAAGATAAGGGAAGCTTGAGTCAAGAGGAGGAAATGTTAGTTTAGggttagttttgttttaaacaTTTCAGTCCTCCtaaaatttttactttttaaaaattacccAAAACGTATCCAAAAACGTATCCAAGCCGTATCCAAACCGTATCGGATTGGTCAACTCCATAAAAAGTCAACGACACTTCTTTTGCCATATCCGATACCCGTTTTGCCGTATCGTATCCGTATCCGAtactccaaaaaaaaatattttggagtATCCGTGCTACATAAGCCACTTTTGACAATTGCCACTTGAACTACCTTAGTGGGTTGAAAATGAAATGGAATATTAGATGTGAAGTTAAAATTAAACAGATAGAAAGATCAACAAAACTGCTTCAGTTAATGGAATAACACAAGAAGTAGTCCATAATTCAGATTGGCTTCACAATACTAGTAGTTGTCAATAGCGCTCGTAGCGCTAGTTATGGCGAATAGCGTAGCGACCATATGTAGCTATAAGGCGCAATAGGATACGCACTTTCAAATAACCCCTCTTTTGTCGCTATAGCTCATATAGCGCCGAAAGCTATTCCCCCAAAAAGCGACGTtcattttttacaaaaattaatattaatttttgacttacttaaatttcaaaaaaaaaaattgcctcttcttcttctttacacactttttttcctcttttcttcTCATATTACTTTTCTCTCTAGACTTTTCCTATCCCTCTTCCTATTCTTTTCTCTTCTTTCCTCTAATCCCCTTTCCACATTTCTTCTCTTATTACTTTTATCTCTAGCTTTTCTTatccctcctcctcctcttcttttctttctttcctttatCACTTATTTAAGAATGCATGTCttgataaacatatataaataaatgcatgtcttgaaataaatatcatataattcGTATTACTTCAgaattatatgatatttatttcctGTTTCATTATACTGTAACAGTCTGAAAAAAACAAGAGAGCTATAACCAGATGGCTGGTTTAGGGATGCAGTAAACACATTCTATTACGAAGTGAAAACTGATGAGCAATTTCttaagttaaatataatacGAAATACCACTGCCCAATCGAACACTTTGAAAAGCACTTTGAATATTTCTCGCACACAGATCACAATTACAAAACAACTAAATGCAAACTATTATCTATATAAAAGATGATGCCACAGGTCCAACATCTTCAAATCTAAGCATACATATCCagtaaaaagaaagaaagaaagaacatGAACCACCTACCTGCTCTGGTGGCCTACTCAAAGCAGGAGAAATGGACATATTAGCAACCATCCCTGAACCTGATAATATATCTTTAAGGATGCCACTAATTCCAAGGAGCAATAAAGATTTTGCCCCCAAAGACGAGCCACTAGCAAATGTGGAAATCAACCGAATTAAGCCCTGCACATCTTTGTAGAATTAAAACCCCTCGTATTAATAGAATTGTACGATGAGAAATAAGGAGAGGAGTCAAACATACAGTATATGTAGATGAGCTAAGTGATGCTTGTCCACCTCCAGA
This is a stretch of genomic DNA from Impatiens glandulifera chromosome 4, dImpGla2.1, whole genome shotgun sequence. It encodes these proteins:
- the LOC124936172 gene encoding E3 ubiquitin-protein ligase UPL3-like isoform X2 — encoded protein: METRSRKRAEVTSSAPSSSPVTSAAATPSLAVSTKMDSTNESSGSGNRGGRRGRNNPAEKGKEKEHEVRVRFRDNLTFANISLQGLLRKLGSGLDDLLPSSAIDASSSQQNGKLKKILSGLKRDGEEGKQVEALTQLCEMLSIGTEESLSLLSMDSFVPVLVELLNRESNPDIVFLATQAFTYICHTFPSSCAEVVFPSPSLTIEPMELAEQSLQALKKISLQHPTACLRAGALMAVLSYLDVFSTRVQLVALSIAANMCKKIPSDAADFVMEAVPLLTNLLQYHNAKVLEHASICLIQIVEAFASCPDRLDELCNHGLVTQAASLISTSNSGGGQASLSSSTYTGLIRLISTFASGSSLGAKSLLLLGISGILKDILSGSGMVANMSISPALSRPPEQILEIVNLANELLPPLPQGTVSLPSSTNLLIKGSFSRKSSKHEDTNGSTDEISAREKLLNDQPELLQQFGVDLLPVMVQIYGSGVNSPVPNRCLSIIGKLMYFSSSDMIQTLMKVTNISSFLADVLAWKDPQVLIPALQIADILMGKLPGTFTKMFVREGVIHAVDVLILGGSRIASPAEKDSDSVSKTASRSRRSQRSKPDLHGTDDSKIPVSTVGSPSNSVEHPTGNLSMRVIVSASAKAFKDKYFPSAPGSSEVGITDDFVHLKNLCLKLSSGVDDQSKSKGKSEAFASSSLSDIPSIKEENLIVVVSEMLSELSKGDGVSTFEFIGSGVVSALLNYFSCGYFSKDRISEANLSVLRQQVIQRYKAFITISLPTSLDEGRVAPMSVLVQKLQNALASMEIFPVVLSHSTPSSGGSARLSCSFSFRQTFKLRLCRAQGEKLLRDYSCNVVRIDPLASLAAVEDFLWPRVQRNDSSQNPSLSANKSESKSIPTGASASNPSSDGRRHSNRSITSVNIGETTKMDLSQEKKAGSSKGKGKAVLKPGSEDPKGPQTRNVRRRAALDRDIQMKHTSGDTTSIDDEPDVSLIDMNDALVIDDYDLVIEDDDHDDVLFDHSFPVCMSNGVHDVKLGDPNEENSTVPATSDSKTNPAPGSSSRVGAAKNFDSTKFRSSNSFRSRGAMSFAAASMAGLASANGRGIRGERDRLGRPLFGSNDPPRLVFYAGGKQLNKNLTIYQAIQRHLVVDEAEDERFTSNDFISSDGNRFWSDVYTITYQRADNQNDKDPAGTSNSLSASKSSNVSSTSNAEPPHCVSLLDSILQGELPCDLEKSNSIYNILALLRVLEGLNQLSPRLRVQALMDSYSEGKIANLDILVVTGVRIPGEEFINSKLTLKLSRQIQDALSLCSGSLPAWCSQLTKSCPFLFPFEIRRQYLYSTAFGLSRALHRLQQQGVDGHGSSNEREVRVGRLKRQKFRVSRNRILDSAAKILELYSSQKTVLEVEYFGEVGTGLGPTLEFYTLLSHDLQKASLGMWRSSFQPNKPPPMEVTDIAHSQLGLFPRPWAPNSNTSDGSQFSKVVEHFRLLGRVMAKALLDGRLLDFSFSTAFYKLVLGQELDLYDLLSFDAELGRNLQELQTLVSRKHLLESSSSLTNEDTMSLHFRGVPVEDLCLDFTLPGHSDYVLKSGEETVDIDSLEEYISLVVDATVKTGITRQMEAFRAGFNQVFDISSLQIFSPHELDYLLCGQRELWKAETLVEHIKFDHGYTAKSPAIVNLLEIMGEFTPEHQRSFCQFVTGAPRLPPGGLAVLSPKLTIVRKHSSVAGNALSSGGNGAFETADDDLPSVTTCANYLKLPPYSTKEIMYKKLLYAINEGQGSFDLS
- the LOC124936172 gene encoding E3 ubiquitin-protein ligase UPL3-like isoform X1, which translates into the protein METRSRKRAEVTSSAPSSSPVTSAAATPSLAVSTKMDSTNESSGSGNRGGRRGRNNPAEKGKEKEHEVRVRFRDNLTFANISLQGLLRKLGSGLDDLLPSSAIDASSSQQNGKLKKILSGLKRDGEEGKQVEALTQLCEMLSIGTEESLSLLSMDSFVPVLVELLNRESNPDIVFLATQAFTYICHTFPSSCAEVVFPSPSLTIEPMELAEQSLQALKKISLQHPTACLRAGALMAVLSYLDVFSTRVQVGLNPTLKLVALSIAANMCKKIPSDAADFVMEAVPLLTNLLQYHNAKVLEHASICLIQIVEAFASCPDRLDELCNHGLVTQAASLISTSNSGGGQASLSSSTYTGLIRLISTFASGSSLGAKSLLLLGISGILKDILSGSGMVANMSISPALSRPPEQILEIVNLANELLPPLPQGTVSLPSSTNLLIKGSFSRKSSKHEDTNGSTDEISAREKLLNDQPELLQQFGVDLLPVMVQIYGSGVNSPVPNRCLSIIGKLMYFSSSDMIQTLMKVTNISSFLADVLAWKDPQVLIPALQIADILMGKLPGTFTKMFVREGVIHAVDVLILGGSRIASPAEKDSDSVSKTASRSRRSQRSKPDLHGTDDSKIPVSTVGSPSNSVEHPTGNLSMRVIVSASAKAFKDKYFPSAPGSSEVGITDDFVHLKNLCLKLSSGVDDQSKSKGKSEAFASSSLSDIPSIKEENLIVVVSEMLSELSKGDGVSTFEFIGSGVVSALLNYFSCGYFSKDRISEANLSVLRQQVIQRYKAFITISLPTSLDEGRVAPMSVLVQKLQNALASMEIFPVVLSHSTPSSGGSARLSCSFSFRQTFKLRLCRAQGEKLLRDYSCNVVRIDPLASLAAVEDFLWPRVQRNDSSQNPSLSANKSESKSIPTGASASNPSSDGRRHSNRSITSVNIGETTKMDLSQEKKAGSSKGKGKAVLKPGSEDPKGPQTRNVRRRAALDRDIQMKHTSGDTTSIDDEPDVSLIDMNDALVIDDYDLVIEDDDHDDVLFDHSFPVCMSNGVHDVKLGDPNEENSTVPATSDSKTNPAPGSSSRVGAAKNFDSTKFRSSNSFRSRGAMSFAAASMAGLASANGRGIRGERDRLGRPLFGSNDPPRLVFYAGGKQLNKNLTIYQAIQRHLVVDEAEDERFTSNDFISSDGNRFWSDVYTITYQRADNQNDKDPAGTSNSLSASKSSNVSSTSNAEPPHCVSLLDSILQGELPCDLEKSNSIYNILALLRVLEGLNQLSPRLRVQALMDSYSEGKIANLDILVVTGVRIPGEEFINSKLTLKLSRQIQDALSLCSGSLPAWCSQLTKSCPFLFPFEIRRQYLYSTAFGLSRALHRLQQQGVDGHGSSNEREVRVGRLKRQKFRVSRNRILDSAAKILELYSSQKTVLEVEYFGEVGTGLGPTLEFYTLLSHDLQKASLGMWRSSFQPNKPPPMEVTDIAHSQLGLFPRPWAPNSNTSDGSQFSKVVEHFRLLGRVMAKALLDGRLLDFSFSTAFYKLVLGQELDLYDLLSFDAELGRNLQELQTLVSRKHLLESSSSLTNEDTMSLHFRGVPVEDLCLDFTLPGHSDYVLKSGEETVDIDSLEEYISLVVDATVKTGITRQMEAFRAGFNQVFDISSLQIFSPHELDYLLCGQRELWKAETLVEHIKFDHGYTAKSPAIVNLLEIMGEFTPEHQRSFCQFVTGAPRLPPGGLAVLSPKLTIVRKHSSVAGNALSSGGNGAFETADDDLPSVTTCANYLKLPPYSTKEIMYKKLLYAINEGQGSFDLS